A single region of the Sus scrofa isolate TJ Tabasco breed Duroc chromosome 16, Sscrofa11.1, whole genome shotgun sequence genome encodes:
- the SLC1A3 gene encoding excitatory amino acid transporter 1 isoform X1: MQIEDKSGGMAALDSKASGKMGMRAVVYYMTTTVIAVVIGIIIVIIIHPGKGTKENMHREGKIVQVTAADAFLDLIRNMFPPNLVEACFKQFKTNYEKKSFKVPIQPNDTLVGAVINNVSEAMETLTRIKEELVPVPGSVNGVNALGLVVFSMCFGFVIGNMKEQGQALREFFDSLNEAIMRLVAVIMWYAPLGILFLIAGKIVEMEDMGVIGGQLAMYTVTVIVGLLIHAVIVLPLLYFLVTRKNPWVFIGGLLQALVTALGTSSSSATLPITFKCLEENNGVDKRVTRFVLPVGATINMDGTALYEALAAIFIAQVNNFELNFGQIITISITATAASIGAAGIPQAGLVTMVIVLTSVGLPTDDITLIIAVDWFLDRLRTTTNVLGDSLGAGIVEHLSRHELKNRDVEMGNSVIEENEMKKPYQLIAQESEIEKPIDSETKM, encoded by the exons ATGCAAATCGAAGATAAATCCGGAG GAATGGCGGCCCTAGATAGTAAGGCGTCAGGGAAGATGGGGATGCGAGCCGTAGTCTATTACATGACTACCACCGTCATTGCCGTGGTGATTGGCAtaatcattgtcatcatcatccaTCCTGGGAAGGGCACAAAGGAAAACATGCACAGAGAAGGCAAAATTGTACAAGTGACAGCTGCAGACGCCTTCCTGGACTTGATCAG GAATATGTTCCCTCCAAATCTGGTGGAAGCCTGCTTTAAACAG tttAAAACCAACTATGAGAAGAAAAGCTTTAAAGTGCCCATCCAACCCAATGACACACTTGTGGGCGCCGTGATAAACAATGTGTCCGAGGCCATGGAGACGCTGACGAGGATCAAGGAGGAGTTAGTCCCAGTCCCAGGGTCTGTGAACGGGGTCAATGCCTTGGGACTCGTTGTCTTCTCCATGTGCTTCGGATTCGTGATTGGAAACATGAAGGAGCAGGGGCAGGCCCTCAGAGAGTTCTTTGACTCGCTTAACGAAGCCATCATGCGTCTGGTGGCCGTGATCATGTG GTACGCCCCTCTGGGCATCCTCTTCCTGATTGCAGGGAAAATTGTTGAGATGGAAGACATGGGAGTGATTGGGGGGCAGCTGGCCATGTACACAGTGACAGTCATCGTGGGCTTACTCATCCATGCCGTCATTGTCCTGCCCCTCCTCTACTTCTTGGTAACACGGAAAAACCCATGGGTTTTCATCGGAGGGTTGTTGCAAGCACTCGTCACAGCTCTAGGCACCTCCTCCAG CTCTGCCACCCTACCCATCACCTTCAAGTGCCTGGAAGAGAACAATGGTGTGGACAAACGTGTCACCAGATTCGTGCTCCCAGTGGGGGCCACCATTAACATGGATGGGACCGCCCTCTATGAGGCTTTGGCTGCCATTTTTATTGCTCAAGTTAACAACTTCGAACTGAACTTTGGACAGATTATCACCATCAG CATCACAGCCACGGCGGCCAGTATCGGGGCAGCTGGGATCCCTCAGGCGGGCCTGGTCACTATGGTCATCGTGCTGACATCCGTGGGCCTGCCCACTGACGACATCACGCTCATCATCGCGGTGGACTGGTTCCT ggATCGGCTTCGCACCACAACCAATGTCTTGGGAGACTCCCTGGGAGCCGGCATTGTTGAACACTTGTCCCGACATGAACTGAAGAACCGGGATGTCGAAATGGGCAACTCAGTGATCgaagagaatgaaatgaagaaaCCATATCAGCTGATTGCCCAGGAAAGCGAAATCGAGAAACCCATCGACAGTGAAACCAAGATGTAG